One window from the genome of Glycine soja cultivar W05 chromosome 12, ASM419377v2, whole genome shotgun sequence encodes:
- the LOC114378475 gene encoding zinc finger protein CONSTANS-LIKE 3-like: protein MKNCELCKLPARTFCESDQASLCWDCDAKVHGANFLVARHTRTLLCHACQSLTPWKASGSALGNTVSLCQSCAGGTTEQGPESQGGNDDDDIDTDDEDDYDDDGESEENEVAADEEDGDNQVVPWSSEPPPPSPSSSSSEESISRCNNVDEVSTTLKRRRENDDFQGSNSNNWKCERSEVDRGCWLARLRRRTADDVAVERRRARAAFPYGCCDDRASEDV from the exons ATGAAGAACTGCGAGCTATGCAAGCTTCCAGCTAGGACCTTCTGCGAGTCGGACCAGGCTAGCTTATGCTGGGACTGCGACGCCAAGGTCCACGGAGCGAACTTCCTCGTCGCGAGACACACGCGCACGCTCCTCTGCCACGCGTGCCAGTCACTCACGCCGTGGAAGGCCTCCGGCTCTGCCCTCGGCAACACCGTCTCGCTGTGCCAGAGTTGCGCCGGCGGAACCACCGAACAGGGCCCAGAGAGCCAAGGAGGGAATGACGACGACGACATAGACACCGACGATGAGGATGACTACGATGACGATGGTGAGAGCGAGGAGAACGAGGTTGCAGCCGACGAGGAGGACGGAGACAACCAGGTTGTCCCTTGGTCCTCCGAGCCGCCGCCACCGTCCCCAAGCTCTTCCAGCAGCGAAGAGTCGATTAGCCGGTGCAACAACGTGGACGAGGTTTCAACCACATTGAAACGACGTCGCGAGAACGACGATTTTCAG GGTTCGAATTCGAATAATTGGAAATGTGAACGGAGCGAAGTGGACAGAGGATGTTGGTTGGCTCGGTTGCGGCGGAGAACCGCCGATGATGTGGCGGTTGAGCGACGGAGGGCTAGAGCGGCGTTTCCGTACGGTTGTTGTGATGATAGAGCATCTGAAGACGTTTGA
- the LOC114379028 gene encoding tubulin alpha-2 chain-like: protein MWIQVGNSCWELYCLEHGIQPDDMMPSDSTFDVTHDAFNTFFSEIGSGKHAPRVVFVDLEPTVIDEVRCGTYRQLFHPEQLISDKEDAANNFACGHYTVGKEIVDLCLDRIHKLVDNCTGLQGFLVFNAVGGGKYPRIHFMLSSYAPVISATKFFHEQLSVPEITNAVFDPASMMAKCDPRHDRYMACCLMYRGDVVPKDVNAAFATIKTKRTV, encoded by the exons ATGTGGATCCAGGTGGGAAACTCCTGTTGGGAACTCTACTGCCTCGAACATGGCATCCAGCCCGACGACATGATGCCTTCTGACTCCACCTTCGATGTAACCCACGACGCCTTCAACACATTCTTCAGTGAAATTGGATCTGGCAAGCATGCCCCCCGTGTTGTCTTTGTCGACCTCGAACCCACTGTCATCGACGAGGTCCGCTGCGGCACCTACCGCCAACTCTTCCACCCCGAACAACTCATCTCCGACAAGGAAGACGCCGCCAACAACTTCGCCTGCGGCCACTACACCG TTGGCAAAGAGATCGTAGATCTGTGCTTGGATCGCATCCATAAGCTCGTCGACAACTGCACCGGCCTACAAGGCTTCCTCGTCTTCAACGCCGTCGGCGGTGGCAAGTACCCTAGGATCCACTTCATGCTTTCATCCTATGCTCCGGTTATCTCTGCCACCAAGTTCTTCCATGAGCAGTTGTCGGTGCCGGAGATCACCAATGCCGTGTTCGATCCCGCCAGCATGATGGCCAAGTGTGATCCAAGGCACGACAGGTACATGGCTTGCTGCTTGATGTACCGTGGTGATGTTGTCCCTAAGGATGTCAATGCTGCTTTTGCCACCATCAAGACTAAGAGGACTGTCTAG